The Streptomyces sp. NBC_00344 genome includes a window with the following:
- a CDS encoding TetR/AcrR family transcriptional regulator: MAASSPGRSRAELIADTALTLLTERGMRGLTHRAVDELAGLPQGSTSNHARTRQALLEAAVRRQAQREARVLTVDEMPVHGDGTAELVEALATALHRYLTRHPGLLVSRYELALEATRRPELRKFYDTAGRQFREPLVTLMTQAGSPEPERHALSLMAWCEGLMFSCAAGSHHDAVPSREELSRGFGELLRGMLQR, translated from the coding sequence ATGGCAGCATCCAGCCCCGGCAGATCCCGTGCCGAACTCATCGCCGACACCGCCCTCACCCTGCTCACGGAGCGCGGCATGCGCGGCCTCACCCACCGGGCGGTCGACGAGCTCGCCGGGCTCCCCCAGGGCTCGACATCGAATCACGCACGCACCCGCCAGGCCCTGCTGGAGGCCGCGGTACGGCGCCAGGCGCAGCGGGAGGCGCGGGTACTCACCGTGGACGAGATGCCGGTTCACGGCGACGGCACAGCAGAGTTGGTGGAAGCCCTGGCCACGGCGCTGCACCGCTATCTGACCCGCCATCCCGGACTGCTCGTGTCACGCTACGAGCTGGCACTGGAGGCCACCAGAAGGCCCGAGTTGCGGAAGTTCTACGACACAGCGGGCCGGCAGTTCCGCGAGCCCCTGGTCACCCTGATGACGCAGGCGGGGTCGCCGGAACCCGAGCGGCACGCGCTGTCGCTGATGGCCTGGTGCGAGGGGCTGATGTTCTCCTGTGCGGCCGGCTCCCACCACGACGCCGTGCCCAGCCGGGAGGAACTGAGCCGCGGCTTCGGCGAACTGCTGCGTGGAATGCTGCAGCGATAA
- a CDS encoding crotonase/enoyl-CoA hydratase family protein, with translation MPVRSERNGPVTTVVLSRPESRNAVDGPTALALADAFRAFDTDPEAAVAVLWGEGGTFCAGADLKAIGTPRGNAVNEAGDGPMGPTRMRLSKPVIAAVSGHAVAGGLELALWCDLRVAEEDAVFGVFCRRWGVPLIDGGTVRLPRLIGESRAMDLVLTGRPVDAAEAHAIGLANRVVPSGTARAAAEELAAAIAAFPQDCLREDRLSLLEQAGRSEAEAMAGELRHGRISLTHSQEGADRFAAGAGRHGSFGENPDH, from the coding sequence ATGCCCGTACGCAGCGAACGCAACGGCCCGGTCACCACCGTGGTGCTGTCCCGGCCCGAGTCGCGCAACGCGGTGGACGGTCCCACCGCCCTCGCGCTCGCGGACGCCTTCCGGGCTTTCGACACCGACCCGGAGGCCGCGGTGGCAGTGCTCTGGGGCGAGGGCGGCACCTTCTGCGCGGGCGCCGACCTCAAGGCCATCGGGACGCCCCGGGGCAATGCGGTGAACGAGGCGGGTGACGGTCCGATGGGCCCGACCCGGATGCGTCTTTCCAAGCCCGTCATCGCCGCGGTTTCCGGGCACGCCGTGGCCGGTGGCCTCGAACTCGCCCTGTGGTGCGACCTGAGGGTGGCCGAGGAGGACGCGGTGTTCGGGGTGTTCTGCCGCCGTTGGGGGGTACCGCTGATCGACGGCGGCACCGTACGGCTGCCCCGGCTGATCGGGGAGAGCCGCGCCATGGACCTGGTGCTGACCGGCCGCCCGGTCGACGCTGCCGAGGCACACGCGATCGGCCTCGCCAACCGGGTGGTGCCGTCCGGCACGGCCCGCGCGGCGGCGGAGGAGCTCGCCGCAGCCATCGCGGCCTTTCCGCAGGACTGTCTGCGCGAGGACCGGCTCTCGCTCCTGGAACAGGCCGGCCGCTCCGAGGCGGAGGCGATGGCCGGCGAACTGCGCCACGGGCGGATCTCACTGACGCACTCGCAGGAGGGCGCCGACCGGTTTGCGGCCGGAGCCGGCCGGCACGGATCCTTCGGCGAGAATCCGGACCACTGA
- a CDS encoding FAD-dependent oxidoreductase, with the protein MRKAATDSHAVVIGAGIGGLTAAAALHQRGWQVTVLERAPSIEPLGSAISLAPNAQRALDVIGLGDEVRRLAAWQGDGGMRTPGGRWLSRTNAEAARRAFGGPVVLLHRAVLVERLAALLPAGCVHTGVPAELAEPGAAGRPAVVRTPEGELEAALVVGADGINSGVRRVLFPGHQEPVHAGFTTWRLIVPAPDRSFPAHESWGRGRLWGSQPLKDGRIYAYAAAAAPEGGRAPDDEKAELRRLFGDWHHPVPALIAAAEPRQVLRHDVRHLTVPLPAHHRGRAVLVGDAAHPMTPSLGQGGNQAIEDAIVLAHHAGSVQGPGAVPGPALAAHTADRLPRTTAIARRAAATGRLTMLRSLPAVALRNTLIAAVSRVGPTVVLRSFADIADWQPPQRTYAAQHSTST; encoded by the coding sequence ATGCGGAAAGCGGCGACCGATTCTCATGCCGTGGTGATCGGAGCGGGCATCGGCGGTCTGACCGCCGCGGCAGCCCTGCACCAGCGCGGCTGGCAGGTGACAGTCCTCGAACGCGCGCCCTCGATCGAACCGCTGGGATCGGCGATCTCCCTCGCACCCAACGCCCAGCGCGCGCTGGATGTCATCGGCCTCGGTGACGAGGTGCGCCGGCTCGCCGCATGGCAGGGGGACGGCGGGATGCGCACCCCCGGCGGTCGCTGGCTGTCCCGTACGAACGCCGAAGCCGCCAGGCGCGCGTTCGGCGGGCCCGTCGTCCTGCTGCACCGCGCCGTGCTGGTGGAGCGACTGGCCGCGCTGCTGCCGGCGGGGTGCGTCCATACCGGGGTGCCCGCCGAACTGGCCGAACCGGGCGCTGCCGGGCGCCCCGCAGTCGTCCGCACCCCCGAGGGGGAGCTGGAGGCCGCTCTCGTCGTGGGCGCGGACGGCATCAACTCCGGTGTGCGGCGGGTGCTGTTCCCCGGCCATCAGGAGCCGGTCCATGCCGGATTCACCACCTGGCGGCTCATCGTCCCGGCGCCGGACCGGTCCTTCCCCGCGCACGAGAGCTGGGGGCGCGGACGCCTCTGGGGCAGCCAGCCGCTCAAGGACGGCAGGATCTACGCCTACGCGGCTGCCGCCGCACCGGAGGGCGGCCGTGCCCCCGACGACGAGAAGGCCGAACTGCGCCGGCTCTTCGGCGACTGGCACCACCCGGTTCCCGCGCTCATCGCAGCCGCCGAGCCGCGACAGGTGCTGCGCCACGACGTCCGCCATCTCACCGTTCCGCTGCCTGCCCATCACCGGGGCCGGGCCGTTCTGGTCGGCGATGCCGCACACCCCATGACTCCGAGCCTCGGCCAGGGCGGCAACCAGGCCATCGAGGACGCCATCGTGCTCGCCCACCACGCCGGATCCGTGCAAGGACCCGGGGCCGTTCCCGGCCCGGCGCTCGCCGCCCACACCGCGGACCGGCTGCCGCGCACCACGGCCATAGCCCGCCGGGCGGCCGCAACCGGCAGACTGACCATGCTGCGCAGCTTGCCGGCGGTAGCGCTGCGGAACACCCTCATCGCCGCGGTCTCCAGAGTCGGGCCCACCGTGGTGCTCCGCTCCTTCGCGGACATCGCCGACTGGCAGCCGCCGCAGCGCACGTATGCTGCGCAGCACAGCACCAGTACGTGA
- the lnt gene encoding apolipoprotein N-acyltransferase yields MQIPLGRLRGHARSPWWRGAAALLAGALPALSFPAPSLWWLAYFALVPWMLLMRAAPTPRRAALDGWLGGTAFMIAVHHWLLPSLNVFIVVLAALLGTLWAPWGWLVRSMLGRTATASRVAAALVVVPSGWLMVEQVRSWQGLGGPWGLLGSSQWQVGPALRLASVGGVWLVSLLVVAVNTAVVALLVAESARTTAATGAVACAVVTGAVSWWAPRPAEEGSTRVAVVQPGVVKGVDARFDRSEALTRELAGRDVDLVVWGESSVGRDLTSRPRLTARIAALSRLTGADILVNVDARRSDRPGIYKSSVLVGPSGLTGDRYDKMRLVPFGEYVPARSVLGWATSVGKAAGEDRKRGTRQVVMTLPGGLRVGPMVCFESAFPDMSRQLTRDGTRLLVAQSATSSFQHSWAPEQHASLGALRAAETGRPMVHATLTGVSAVYGPDGRRVGPWLGTGSSTSEVYDIPLADGTTLYVRFGDWPLRGALAVLAVLAAVEGLRSFRRPAARPTAPHARTAHESAGHPGR; encoded by the coding sequence ATGCAGATTCCGCTCGGCCGGCTTCGGGGACATGCCCGCTCGCCGTGGTGGCGTGGCGCGGCGGCCCTGCTGGCGGGGGCGTTGCCGGCGTTGTCCTTTCCGGCGCCGTCCCTGTGGTGGCTGGCCTACTTCGCGCTGGTGCCGTGGATGTTGCTGATGCGGGCCGCCCCCACCCCGCGCAGGGCCGCCCTCGACGGCTGGCTCGGTGGCACCGCTTTCATGATCGCTGTGCACCACTGGCTGCTGCCGAGCCTCAATGTCTTCATCGTGGTGCTCGCCGCGCTGCTCGGAACACTGTGGGCGCCCTGGGGGTGGCTGGTCCGCTCGATGCTGGGCCGGACCGCGACCGCCTCCCGCGTCGCGGCGGCCCTGGTGGTGGTGCCGTCCGGCTGGCTGATGGTCGAACAGGTCCGGTCCTGGCAGGGGCTCGGTGGCCCCTGGGGGCTGCTCGGCTCCAGTCAGTGGCAGGTCGGCCCGGCGCTGCGGCTCGCGTCGGTGGGCGGGGTCTGGCTTGTCAGTCTGCTGGTGGTGGCGGTCAACACCGCCGTGGTGGCACTGCTGGTGGCGGAGTCCGCACGGACGACCGCTGCGACCGGGGCAGTGGCCTGTGCCGTGGTCACCGGCGCGGTGTCCTGGTGGGCCCCCCGGCCAGCCGAAGAGGGGAGCACCCGTGTCGCCGTGGTGCAGCCGGGGGTCGTCAAGGGCGTCGACGCCCGGTTCGACCGGAGCGAGGCCCTCACCCGTGAACTCGCGGGCCGGGACGTCGACCTGGTGGTGTGGGGAGAGAGCAGCGTCGGCAGGGACCTCACCTCCCGGCCCCGTCTGACCGCCCGGATCGCCGCCCTTTCCCGGCTGACCGGCGCCGACATCCTGGTGAATGTGGATGCCCGGCGTTCCGACCGGCCCGGCATCTACAAGAGTTCCGTTCTCGTCGGCCCTTCGGGACTCACCGGCGACCGCTACGACAAGATGCGGCTCGTCCCGTTCGGCGAGTACGTCCCCGCCCGTTCGGTCCTCGGCTGGGCGACCTCGGTGGGAAAGGCCGCGGGCGAGGACCGCAAGCGGGGCACCCGTCAGGTCGTGATGACGCTGCCCGGCGGTCTGCGGGTGGGCCCCATGGTCTGCTTCGAGTCGGCGTTCCCCGACATGAGCCGGCAACTGACCCGCGACGGAACCCGGCTGCTCGTCGCGCAGTCGGCGACATCGTCCTTCCAGCACAGCTGGGCGCCCGAACAGCACGCTTCACTCGGGGCGCTGAGAGCCGCCGAGACCGGACGGCCGATGGTGCATGCCACGCTCACCGGGGTGAGCGCGGTGTACGGGCCCGACGGCCGTCGCGTCGGGCCCTGGCTGGGCACCGGCAGCAGCACATCGGAGGTGTACGACATTCCGCTGGCCGACGGCACGACTCTCTATGTGCGCTTCGGTGACTGGCCTCTCCGGGGCGCCCTGGCCGTGCTCGCGGTACTGGCCGCGGTCGAGGGTCTGCGGTCGTTCAGGCGGCCTGCCGCACGGCCGACTGCACCACACGCTCGCACAGCTCATGAGTCCGCAGGGCATCCTGGGCGCTGA
- a CDS encoding methylmalonyl-CoA mutase family protein, protein MTVLPDNGLPLAAEFPHATHEQWQTLVEGVLRKSGKDVSGTAAEAALSTTLEDGLIARPLYIAPDAGGEPGYPGFAPFTRGSAPAGRSLSGWDVRQRHSRPDAARTNEAVLADLENGVASVWLTAGAAGVPVAQLDRALEGVHLDLAPVVLDAGAEFDAAARELLRLHETRGVAPDAALGNLGADPLGLVARTGRHDDLTAHTAAATELAKLCHQRYPGVRALVVDAMPYHEAGASAAQELGCSLATAVAALRDLTAAGLDADAACGQLEFRYAATADQFLTIAKLRAARRLWARVAEACGSPAAGAQRQHAVTSPVMMARRDPWVNMLRTTIACLAAGTGGADSVTVLPFDHALGLPDDFARRIARNTSTVLVEESHLARVIDPAGGSWYVERLTEEIAQASWNWFQEIERAGGQAAGLRSGLIAGRLADTWERRSEQLARRREPVTGVSEFPQLAERPVVRDTAPAGPAGGLPVVRRDDAFEALRSRSDAHLAATGARPRVFIAALGPAAAHTARVTFASNLFQAGGIEPVHDPAPLGPDNVAAAFASGGATVACLCSSDTLYAEQAESTAAALKSAGADQIFLAGRPGERKDAYLRAGVDEFIFAGADAVAVLTSVLDRMGVA, encoded by the coding sequence ATGACGGTCCTGCCCGACAACGGGCTCCCCCTGGCCGCCGAGTTCCCGCATGCGACCCATGAGCAGTGGCAGACCCTTGTGGAAGGCGTGCTGCGCAAATCGGGTAAGGATGTCTCGGGCACGGCGGCGGAAGCGGCGCTCTCCACCACGCTGGAGGACGGGCTCATCGCCCGTCCCCTCTACATCGCGCCGGACGCCGGAGGTGAGCCGGGTTATCCCGGTTTCGCCCCGTTCACCCGGGGCAGCGCGCCCGCGGGCCGCTCCCTCAGCGGCTGGGACGTACGGCAGCGACACAGCAGACCGGACGCCGCCCGCACCAACGAGGCCGTGCTCGCGGACCTGGAGAACGGCGTCGCCTCCGTATGGCTGACGGCCGGCGCCGCCGGTGTGCCGGTGGCCCAGCTGGACAGAGCCCTCGAGGGGGTCCACCTCGATCTGGCTCCGGTCGTTCTCGACGCGGGCGCTGAATTCGATGCAGCCGCACGGGAGTTGCTGAGGCTTCATGAAACCCGAGGGGTCGCCCCTGATGCGGCCCTCGGCAATCTCGGCGCCGACCCTCTCGGGCTTGTCGCCCGCACCGGCCGGCACGACGACCTGACCGCTCACACCGCTGCCGCCACCGAACTGGCGAAGCTGTGCCACCAGCGGTACCCCGGAGTGCGCGCCCTTGTCGTGGACGCGATGCCGTACCACGAGGCCGGCGCGTCGGCAGCCCAGGAGCTCGGCTGTTCGCTGGCCACCGCGGTGGCCGCGCTGCGCGATCTCACTGCGGCCGGGCTGGACGCCGATGCGGCCTGTGGGCAGCTGGAATTCCGCTACGCCGCCACGGCCGACCAGTTCCTCACCATCGCCAAATTGCGCGCCGCCCGCCGGCTCTGGGCCAGGGTGGCCGAGGCGTGCGGCTCTCCCGCCGCCGGCGCCCAGCGTCAGCACGCCGTGACATCACCGGTGATGATGGCCCGGCGCGACCCGTGGGTGAACATGCTGCGCACCACCATCGCCTGCCTGGCCGCGGGCACCGGCGGGGCGGACTCCGTGACCGTGCTGCCCTTCGACCACGCACTCGGACTGCCGGACGACTTCGCCCGGCGTATCGCACGCAACACCTCGACCGTGCTCGTCGAGGAGTCGCATCTGGCGCGGGTGATCGACCCGGCCGGGGGGTCCTGGTACGTGGAGCGGCTCACCGAGGAGATCGCCCAGGCGTCCTGGAACTGGTTCCAGGAGATCGAACGCGCCGGCGGGCAGGCAGCCGGCCTGCGTTCCGGGCTGATCGCCGGCCGGCTGGCGGACACCTGGGAGCGCCGCAGTGAACAGCTGGCCCGACGGCGTGAGCCGGTCACCGGGGTCAGCGAGTTCCCGCAGCTCGCCGAGCGACCCGTGGTCCGTGACACCGCACCTGCGGGCCCCGCGGGCGGACTGCCCGTGGTCCGCCGTGACGACGCGTTCGAGGCGCTGCGCTCCCGCTCGGACGCACATCTGGCGGCAACCGGCGCCCGGCCCCGGGTGTTCATCGCCGCACTGGGCCCCGCCGCGGCCCACACAGCACGGGTCACCTTCGCCTCCAACCTCTTCCAGGCGGGCGGCATCGAACCGGTGCACGATCCGGCGCCGCTCGGCCCGGACAACGTCGCCGCGGCCTTCGCGTCGGGCGGTGCGACCGTCGCCTGTCTCTGTTCCAGCGACACGCTCTACGCCGAGCAGGCGGAGAGCACCGCGGCCGCGCTGAAATCGGCGGGTGCCGACCAGATCTTCCTGGCCGGCCGGCCGGGCGAGCGGAAGGACGCGTATCTGCGGGCCGGAGTGGACGAGTTCATCTTCGCCGGAGCGGACGCGGTAGCCGTGCTGACCTCCGTGCTCGACCGAATGGGAGTGGCGTAA
- a CDS encoding Gfo/Idh/MocA family protein, giving the protein MKVGCIGLGDIAQKAYLPVLTARPGIELHLQTRTPATLARTADAHRIPAAQCHADLDALLAQGLDAAFVHAPTTAHPEIAARLLEAGVATYVDKPLAYELADSERLVSLAESRGVSLAVGFNRRLAPGYTQCADHPRELILMQKNRVGLPEDPRTLVLDDFIHVVDTLRFLAPGPVERVDVQARIRDGLMHHVVLHLSGDGFSAIGTMNRMNGSTEEILEVSGQESKRQVINLAEIVDHKGQPTVRRRGDWVPVARQRGIEQCVTSFLDAVEAGELLSAQDALRTHELCERVVQSAVRQAA; this is encoded by the coding sequence GTGAAGGTCGGCTGCATCGGGCTCGGGGACATCGCTCAGAAGGCGTATCTGCCGGTACTGACCGCCAGGCCGGGCATCGAACTGCATCTGCAGACCCGGACGCCCGCGACTCTGGCGCGTACCGCTGATGCCCACCGCATCCCGGCCGCTCAGTGCCATGCCGACCTGGACGCACTGCTTGCCCAGGGGCTCGACGCCGCATTCGTCCACGCGCCGACCACGGCGCACCCGGAGATCGCGGCCCGGCTCCTCGAGGCGGGTGTCGCGACCTACGTCGACAAGCCGCTCGCCTATGAACTCGCCGATTCGGAGCGTCTGGTGAGCCTGGCCGAAAGCCGCGGAGTCAGTCTGGCCGTCGGATTCAACCGGCGTCTGGCTCCCGGCTACACCCAGTGCGCCGACCATCCGCGCGAGCTGATCCTGATGCAGAAGAACCGGGTCGGCCTCCCGGAGGACCCGCGCACCCTGGTCCTGGACGACTTCATCCATGTGGTCGACACCCTGCGCTTCCTGGCGCCAGGACCGGTCGAGCGGGTGGACGTGCAGGCAAGGATCCGGGACGGGCTGATGCACCATGTGGTGCTGCATCTGTCGGGTGACGGCTTCTCCGCGATCGGCACCATGAACCGGATGAACGGCTCGACCGAGGAGATCCTCGAGGTCTCGGGGCAGGAGTCGAAGCGGCAGGTGATCAATCTCGCTGAGATCGTCGACCACAAGGGCCAGCCGACTGTGCGCCGCCGCGGCGACTGGGTGCCGGTGGCCCGGCAGCGTGGCATCGAACAGTGCGTGACCTCCTTCCTCGACGCGGTGGAGGCGGGAGAACTGCTCAGCGCCCAGGATGCCCTGCGGACTCATGAGCTGTGCGAGCGTGTGGTGCAGTCGGCCGTGCGGCAGGCCGCCTGA